The genomic region CCGCACCGTGCGCGGCCGCTGCGCGGGCGCCGTGCGCAGCTGGAGCAGCGCGAACTCCTCCAGCAGGTCCGGCAGTTCGGTCCGCTCGCCGATCGCCCCGTACAGCCGCAGGGCCTCCCGCAGCGCCCGGTCGGCCCGGTCCGGATCCTCGCCCTCCAGAGCCAGCGCCGCCGAGGTCCGCAGCGCGCCCGCCAGGCCCCGCCCGTCCCGGATCCGCCGGAAGGCCTCCTCGGCCCGGTCCAGCAGCTCCTGCGCCTTGCGCCGGTCGCCGTCGGCGCGCAGCACGGCCGCGAGCGCCGCCGCCGCCCCGGCCGCGCCCCCGGTGACGCCCATCGACTCCAGCGCGTTCAGCGCGGTCACCAGCACGGCCCGCGCCCCCGGCGGATCACCGGCCTTCAGCAGCGCCGTACCGAGGTGGGCGGAGGCGAGCGCGTTCTGCCGCCGGTCACCGACGGCCTTCCCCAGCGCGAGCGCCCGACGGTGGCGGCGTACGGCCTCCTGCGGATCACCCAGGGCGAGCGCGAACAGCCCGGACATGTCGGCCAGCCGGGCCCGTACGGCCTCCAGCAGCGGGGGCCCCGCCACCTCGGCCGCGCCGTCGCACCACTCCAGCCCCTCCCGCAGCCGCCCCTGCGTCAGCCAGGGCAGCCGGCAGCCGAGCACCAGGGCGGCCGCCGCCTCGCCGTCACCGCGCTCGCGCAGCCGCCGCAGCGAGGTCGTCACGTTCGCGCCCTCGGCGGCCAACTCCCGCAGCATCCGCTCCTGGTCGGTCCCGTTCAGGCGGGGCAGCGAGGCGGTCACCAGCTGAAGGTAGCGCTCCGCGTGCGCGTCCAGCGCCGCGCCGTCGCGACCCGACTCCGCGAGTACCGCGCGGCAGTGGGACCGTACGGGCTCGGTCACGGCCAGCCGCAGCTCCCCCTGCTCCTCACCCACCACGGCCAGCAGACCGCGGTCCAGCAGGGTCTCGACGCCCGCCTCCGCCGACACGCCAGCCGCCGACAGGCCGAAGCCGGGCTCGTACACCGAGAGCCGCTCCAGCAGGGCGCGGACCGGGGCGTCGAGCCCGCGGCAGCTCCACTCGGCCAGGGCCGCGAGCGACCGGTGCCGCTCGGGCGCGTGCGCGGGCCCGCCCGCCAGGACGGTCGTACGGCCGCGCAGCCGGGACGGCAGCAGGTGGGGAGGGAACAGCCGCAGCCTGCGCGCGGCGAGTTCGATGGCGAGCGGCAGGCCGTCGAGGAGCGTGCAGATCTCGGCGACGGCCGCCGCGTTCTCCAGGGTGAGCGCGAAGGCCGGGTCGGCGTCCCGGGCCCGGCGTACGAACAGCGCGACCGACGCCGCCTCGCGCACCTCGTGCGGGTCGGCGGCGCCCTGCGCGGGCACCGGTACGGGCAGCGGCGCCAGGGGCAGCAGCTGTTCCCCGTACACCCCGAGCGGCTCCACGGCGGTGGCCAGCACCACCACGCGCGGATCACCGGCGAGCGCCGCGACCGCCCCGGCGGCCGCCGGGCGCGCCTCGTGGTCACAGCCGTCGAGCAGCAACAGGATCCGGCCGGACTCCTCGGGCCCCCAGCAGGGCAGCGGTTCGTCCCCGGCGGCCCACCGCGCCGCCGCGTCGACCACCTCCACCCGGGCGAACTCCGGGCCGGCCTCCCGCACGGCCTCCGCGGCCAGCCGGGTCTTGCCCACCCCGGCCCGGCCGGTCACCGTCAGCAGCCGGACCGAGGGGTCGCGCAGCCGCTCCCGCAGGGCGGCGGCTTCGAGTTCCCGCCCGACGAGCTCCGTCACCGGGCTGAGCGCTACCGACATGGTTCTCCGTACGTTGCGTAGAGGGCGATCGAATGGGTCAGGGGCCGGGTGGCGCCGGGGGCCGGGGCATCGTGCCGGTCAGGAGCGCACACCGGCCGGCTGGATCCGCCAGAGCCCCGGGCGGATCTCCACGGCCCGCCGCGCGGCGCCGCCACCGCCGGCGGTAGCGGACAGCGCCCGCAGCGAACGTCTGGCGTACACCTCCAGCCGGTGGTCGCGCAGGGCCCCCGCCAGCCGCAGGCACTCGCCGAACCAGGCCCGGGCCGTCTCCGCCCCCTCCGGCCCGTCCTGGGCCAGCGCCAGCAGCGCCCGGGCCCGGCTCGCCTCGTAGTGGCCGCGCGTACGGCCGGGCACCGACAGGGCGGCGAGGGCGGGCTCCAGCAGGGCGGCGGCCTCCGCCGCCGAACCGGCGTCCAGCCGCAGCTCGGCCAGGCCCACCAGGGCGCGGCCCGCCTCCTCCTCGTCGCCCGCCTCCCGGGCGTGCGCCAGCGCCCCCGCATACAGCTCGTGCGCCCGTTCCGCGCGCCGGTACTGCCAGGCCAGGTCGCCGAGCGAGCGCTCCATCCGGGCCTGGGCCGACCGGTCCGCGCACCGCACGGCCGCGTCCAGCGCCAGGGTGTAGGCGGCCTCGGCATCCTCCTCCACCCACCCGCCCGTGGCGTCCGTCAGCCGTACCGCCAGCGCCCACAGCCCGGCCTCGTGGGCGGTCCGCGCCAGCCGTACGAGCCCCCGCGCGTCGGCGTCCGCCAGTCGGCCCGGCTGCGCGGCGGCGGCCGCGTACGCCCGGCACACCCGCTCCGCCGCCGCGCGCCGCACCTCGGGTGCCTCCTCCAGCTCCAGCCGCTCCACCGCCAGCAGCCGCAGCAGCTCCGGCAGGTGGCAGCCGTCGCGGTCCACCGCCAGCAGCCGCTCGTCGGCCAGGGCGTCCAGGGCCGCCGCGGCCCGCGGCTCGGCCAGGTCCAGCGCGGCGGCCGCCTGCCGGGCGCCGAACCGGCCGGGCGGCAGCAGCGACAGCAGGCGGAAGGTCCGCCGCTCGGCCCCGGGAGCCGCCGCATAGGCCTCCAGGAGG from Streptomyces sp. NBC_00190 harbors:
- a CDS encoding ATP-binding protein, whose protein sequence is MSVALSPVTELVGRELEAAALRERLRDPSVRLLTVTGRAGVGKTRLAAEAVREAGPEFARVEVVDAAARWAAGDEPLPCWGPEESGRILLLLDGCDHEARPAAAGAVAALAGDPRVVVLATAVEPLGVYGEQLLPLAPLPVPVPAQGAADPHEVREAASVALFVRRARDADPAFALTLENAAAVAEICTLLDGLPLAIELAARRLRLFPPHLLPSRLRGRTTVLAGGPAHAPERHRSLAALAEWSCRGLDAPVRALLERLSVYEPGFGLSAAGVSAEAGVETLLDRGLLAVVGEEQGELRLAVTEPVRSHCRAVLAESGRDGAALDAHAERYLQLVTASLPRLNGTDQERMLRELAAEGANVTTSLRRLRERGDGEAAAALVLGCRLPWLTQGRLREGLEWCDGAAEVAGPPLLEAVRARLADMSGLFALALGDPQEAVRRHRRALALGKAVGDRRQNALASAHLGTALLKAGDPPGARAVLVTALNALESMGVTGGAAGAAAALAAVLRADGDRRKAQELLDRAEEAFRRIRDGRGLAGALRTSAALALEGEDPDRADRALREALRLYGAIGERTELPDLLEEFALLQLRTAPAQRPRTVRLLAAADTLRAGTGAEVPDEWRSEAERARTELSARLDWSDFATAWAEGVRMGAPAAVAEALSAPAPSRRPVTGAVAEAPSLTPRQVQVALLVSEGLTNRHIAARLDISEWTVVNHVRQVMRRLGCTSRVQVAGAVGRWA